Below is a window of Flavobacterium sp. N2820 DNA.
TTTAACGAACAAGACGTTTTAAAGTTCAAAATTAACAATACGGGCGAATACACCGGAATTGGTGCTATGGTACAACGCAAAGACGGGAAAGTATATTTAAAAGAAATTTACAAAGGATTTCCAGCGGATAAAGCGGGTTTAAAAGCCGGTGATGAAATTACGCAAATTGGCGATGTTAACTTAAAAGAATACACCGAAGACGCTTCGCAATTGCTAAAAGGAGCAAAAAACACAGCTGTTGTTGTGCAATACATTCGACAAGGAAAATCACAAACAGCCACAATTATTTTAGATGAAGTTGAAATCAAAGCCGTTCCTTTTTATGCGCTATTAAAAGATAATGTAGGCTATATTGTTTTGTCAAAATTTACCGAAAAAGCAAGTTCAGAAACAAAAGCAGCTTTACTAGACTTAAAAAAACAAGGAGCTACCAAAATCATATTAGATTTAAGAGGAAATCCAGGTGGTTTATTGCACGAAGCTGTAAATATTTGCAACTTATTTGTGGCTAAAGACGAACTTATTGTAACCACAAAATCTAAAAACCCGAAACACAATCATGTGTATAAAACTAAAAATGAACCTATCGATTTAGAAATTCCATTGGCTGTTATTGTAGATGGAAAAAGTGCTTCGGCTTCTGAAATTGTGGCAGGTGCAATTCAGGATTTAGATAGAGGAGTTGTTCTTGGTAGTAGAAGTTTTGGAAAAGGATTGGTACAAAGACCTTTGGATTTATCATATGGAACTCAAGTTAAAGTTACTATTTCAAGATATTATACTCCTTCTGGAAGATGTATTCAAGCCTTAGATTATTCTAAAAAAGACGAAAACGGAAAAGCGATTAAGAAAAATCAAACCGAATTCAATTCGTTTAAAACTAAAGCCGGAAGAACTGTTTATGATGGTG
It encodes the following:
- a CDS encoding S41 family peptidase; translation: MKPYFKRKIIIPVVTLTFLFIGVSFKNDFFEIAKQIEIFTGVFKTVNQNYVDETNPGEMMDVAIKGMLKELDPYTVFFNEQDVLKFKINNTGEYTGIGAMVQRKDGKVYLKEIYKGFPADKAGLKAGDEITQIGDVNLKEYTEDASQLLKGAKNTAVVVQYIRQGKSQTATIILDEVEIKAVPFYALLKDNVGYIVLSKFTEKASSETKAALLDLKKQGATKIILDLRGNPGGLLHEAVNICNLFVAKDELIVTTKSKNPKHNHVYKTKNEPIDLEIPLAVIVDGKSASASEIVAGAIQDLDRGVVLGSRSFGKGLVQRPLDLSYGTQVKVTISRYYTPSGRCIQALDYSKKDENGKAIKKNQTEFNSFKTKAGRTVYDGGGVLPDVEIEESKTANITDAVVKKDAVFNFATQLYYKNPTQTGIPSVSDADFANFKTYLKQEKISLDTETNQALKNVLESAKKEKIDTEIAAEYKQLELALERNQDLALDKNKNQIKKLLQEELIIRYQYREGLYTFYTKNNTEIEKAIALLNNTSQYKSILKK